The sequence below is a genomic window from Vibrio spartinae.
ATGCACTGACTCAGAGCAAGCAATGAAATCACTTAAGATCGGACGATGCAATAGGCGGTCTGTCCTGAGGCGTAAAAGGATATTGAGGAAATAAAAACTCAGCCTCTATCCGTGATTGCTCTGCACGATTGGTATCTCCGATATGCTGATATAACGCTATAAGCAACTGATAGTATTCTGGCCTTGGCTGCCGCTGGATTAACTCAAGCAGCCAAGGCACATATGTGCTCAGCGGCCGCCGATGCGGTTTTGTATTCTTTTGCTTCAACTGATCAATGAGCTGTGCTTTCATCAATTGATCATGCCAGACTAAAGGCACGTACATTTGTGCCTGTCGTGAAATATATTGCCCCTGTTGATATTGCATCAATAAGCTTTGTGCCCGGAGAAATGCGCCACAATAAAGCAATGCTAAAATAGGAAGTAAGATCCCCACCCCATTTAACCCACGGATTGTCAGACGATGGAGAGGTACACTGCTATATTTTGCAACACGTTGGTCAATCCAAAACAAGAGAATAATAAATGTAATCCAGTGAATCGTAGACTGGCTGAACACATCATCAACCTGACTGGCCATTGTAATAGGAACAAGCAGCGACAGGGTCGCAAGACGGGTTTTAGGTTTCGCACCATAGATGCGTCCCAGTACAAATAAAGTGGCTAACATGATTGCAAAAATGGGTAGAATGCCACCTTCAATGCCCCAATAAAGCACTTCATTATGCGGATGAGACAACCCGGCTAAAGGGGATGGATAGTTTGGGTTTAATTGATGTTGTCGGGCGCTATAAAGCACATATTCTTCTTCAAAGTGGCCGTAGCCATACCCTGTAAACGGTTTCTCGATAAACATATCGACAGTCTGAGCCAGACTGTCCGATAACGGTGATAAACGTTTAATAGACTGAGCGTTAAACGGTGTCGTGTAAAGCGCCTGAATCAGAATAAGTCCACTCAGCAGACCCAAGATAATGGAGATGCCCCATCCCCAAAGTCTTTTGCGACTGGCAAATCGATACAGATAAGGAAAAATCATCACAATACCGATCAGGGTCACCCCCCAGCCGGTAACCGAGCGGAGCAACACCAATAGAGGCATACACAGTAATGGTGTGATATAGAGCAGGCTGGCAATGCTAAATTGGGCCTGATACTTTTTCAAATGTCGGGAAAGCAAATATCCTGATGCCAGAAGACCTGTTGCAAGATACGTCGCGAATGTATTGACCGAGGGAAATACGCCCAGTGGCATTTGGGCCGGATCGGCAAATAACTGATAATAAGCCAGCCCGCTTTCAACCAATGCGGACAACACGATCAACCAGATGAGCCGATGTTTATGCTTGTTGCTAAAGCGGAACTGTTGCAGCACCACAAAGAGCAAAAATCCGCCCCATAAAGCCATCACACGATATGCGGCAAGCGAGACAGAGGCGTGATCATAAAATAGTGGCAGAGTCAGCAGTAAACAGCAGATCAAGAGGCCGAACGTCAGTTTTGAATATCTGACTTTCCCGGCTCTGATCACCTGAAATACACCGACTGAAATAGCAATACTGACCCAAAACCAAGTCGTAATATTAAACAGCAGTGTTAAACCGGCCCCGATATTCAGGTCACTCGGAAAATGCAGAAAAACGAGATATAGCATCCCGAGAACAAATAAAAAAGGTCGATTTAAAGGAAGTTTTACCGGAGATGGCTCGAGCCTTGTTCCCCGCACGATCAGTATCGCCATAGTCTCATTCATGTTGTGGGGGAGACGATGTTGCCACGTAAACTCAATTCGTTACGCTTCGTCTCCCTACAGGAAGTATGTTATGGAAACTATTCTAACATAGGTTTCAGGAAACGTGCGGTATGAGACCCCGCGACTTTGGACACCTCTTCCGGCGTCCCTTGCGCGATGATGTCTCCGCCGCCTTGCCCGCCTTCAGGCCCCAGATCGACAACCCAGTCAGCCGTTTTGATCACATCTAAGTTATGTTCAATCACCACCACGGTATTTCCATGATCTCTCAATCGATGAAGTACCGTTAACAATTGCTGAATATCGTCGAAATGCAGCCCTGTTGTCGGCTCATCAAGAATATACAAGGTTTTACCTGTATCTCGCTTAGAAAGCTCTCTGGCAAGCTTGACCCGCTGAGCTTCACCACCGGAAAGCGTAGTCGCTGCCTGACCTAAACGAATATAAGAAAGCCCGACATCTATCAATGTCTGTAATTTTCTGGCAATCACAGGAACCGGCTCAAAGAAACTTCTGGCATCTTCCACTGTCATTTCAAGTACTTCGTCAATGGTTTTGCCTTTATATTTCACTTCCAGAGTTTCTCGGTTATAACGTTTCCCTTTACAGATATCACATGGCACATACACATCTGGCAAGAAGTGCATTTCTACTTTAATCACACCATCCCCCTGACACGCTTCACAACGCCCGCCCCGGACATTAAAGCTGAATCGCCCTGGTTTATAACCTCTGGACCGAGACTCTTGTGTTCCGGCAAATAACTCACGGATCGGAGTAAAGATTCCGGTATACGTTGCCGGATTCGAACGCGGTGTCCGACCAATAGGGCTTTGGTCGATATCTATCACTTTATCAAGCTGATCCAGTCCTTTGATTTTTTTGTAAGGCGCTGGTTCTTCAGCACTGGCACCATTGAGCTCAATGTGGGCAATTTTATAGAACGTATCATTGATTAAAGTCGATTTACCAGACCCCGAAACACCGGTTACACAGGTAAACAGTCCCATCGGTATTGTCAAAGTAACATCTTTGAGATTATTGCCACTAGCACCGGAGAGTTCGACAACTTTCTTAGCATCGTATGGTGTTCTTTGCGTAGGAATGACTATCGATTTTGCCCCACTCAAATATTGGCCGGTCAATGATTCCGGTGTCGCAATCACTTGCTCGACATCGCCCTGAGCAACAATATATCCGCCATGCACGCCGGCTCCCGGTCCAATATCGACAATATAATCAGCGGTCCGAATCGCGTCTTCATCATGTTCAACGACAATCACGGTGTTGCCTAAATCACGCAGGTGCGTCAGCGTTTGCAGTAATCTTTCGTTATCTCGTTGATGTAACCCTATCGAGGGTTCATCCAGCACATACATCACCCCGACCAGACCCGCTCCGATTTGGCTCGCTAAGCGAATTCTTTGTGCTTCGCCACCGGACAGCGTTTCGGCACTTCGAGAGAGGTTGAGATAATTCAGGCCGACATTGACCAGAAACTGGAGTCGGTCATTGATCTCTTTCATGACCTTCTCTGCAATTTGTGCTTTTTGCCCGGTCAATTGCAACGACTCAAAGAAAGTCAGTGCTTCAGCAATACTCAGCTCAACAACTTCAGGAAGCGTGGTTTCATTGACAAACACATGGCGAGCTTCTTCTCGAAGCCTTGCTCCGTGACAACTGGCGCAAGGTTTGGTCGAGATAAATTTAATCAGATCTTCCCGGACTGAATTCGATTCAGTTTCTCGGTATCGCCTTTCGAGATTACTCAGAATTCCCTCAAAAGGATGGGATTTTATCCGGATATCACCGCGATCATTGACATATTTAAACTCTATCGACTGTGTTCCTGAGCCTTGCAGAATGACATTCTGGATTTTCTTCGGTAATTTTTCGAAAGGGGTCGTCAAATCAAAATCGTAATGCTCAGCAAGTGACGTCAGCATTTGGAAATAATAGAAGTTCTTCTTGTCCCAACCACGAATAGCCCCATTTGCCAAACTGAGACTTTTATCCTGAACGACGCGGGATGGGTCAAAATATTGTTGAACACCTAACCCATCGCAGGAGGGGCAGGCCCCTGCTGGATTATTAAATGAGAACAATCGCGGCTCCAGTTCCTGCATACTGTAACCACAATGTGAACAGGCAAAATTAGATGAAAATACGATTTCATCGCCCGCCTCATCCATCGGTGCGACCACGACAATGCCACCAGACAGTTCTAACGCGGTTTCAAAAGACTCAGCCAAACGCTGCTGCAAATCTGAACGCACTTTAAAACGGTCGACAATCACCTCAATCGTATGCTTCTTATGAAGTTCTAATGTCGGCGGATCGGAGAGATCACTGATTTCACCATCAATTCGGGCGCGGATAAATCCCTGTGCAGCAAGGTTTGCCAGTGTTTTAACATGTTCCCCCTTCCGTTCTTTAACAATGGGAGAAAGCAACATCAGTCTCGCCCCTTCCGGAAGCTCAAGAACTTTATCCACCATCTGACTAATCGTCTGTGCAGCCAGCGGGGTATGATGCTCCGGACAACGGGGCTCTCCGACCCGGGCATAAAGCAAACGCAGATAATCGTAGATTTCAGTGATAGTACCGACCGTTGAACGCGGATTATGTGAGGTTGATTTTTGTTCAATGGAAATGGCTGGAGACAAACCTTCGATATGATCAACATCGGGTTTTTCCATTAAAGACAGAAATTGTCGGGCATAAGCCGACAGAGACTCAACATAACGCCTTTGCCCCTCAGCATATAACGTGTCAAAAGCGAGGGAAGACTTTCCTGAACCGGACAAGCCAGTGACAACGATGAGTTTGTCACGCGGAAGTGTCAGACTGATATTTTTTAAATTGTGGGTACGAGCGCCCCGAACGTCAATACTATCCATCTTCTATGCTCTGGTAACATGTGGCAATGGCCTAGTATTACATAGAGTCAGATATGAGCAAAGTATTGCTGTATAAAAAAACAGTATATTGATAAAAGAATGAGCGCCCGATGTCGCTCATTCTCGTAAGTCATCAAATCAAGCTGAAACCGCTTGTTCACCTTTCTGCGTTGAATGCTTGTTGAGTTCAACTTGGTCTGAATTCCTCTGATAAAGGTTTTCGAAACAGTAGTTCGTAGCTTCAATATAGCCTTCAACACTCCCACAATCGAAACGATGTCCTTTAAATTTATAGGCCAGCACGCATCCGGCTTTCGCCTGTTTTAACAAAGCATCGGTAATTTGAATTTCCCCACCTTTACCGGGTTCTGTCTGTTCGATTAAATCGAAGATGTCAGGCGTCAGAATATAACGACCAATAATGGCCAGATTACTTGGTGCAGAACCTGCCTCTGGTTTTTCGACCATATCATCGACTCGGAACAGATCATCTTTGATCATTTCACCAGCAATCACACCGTACTTGTGTGTTTCATCTTCAGGCACTTCCTGCACAGCAACGATTGAACAGCGGAATTGTTTGAATAACGCCACCATTTGGGCAAGAACACCATCCCCGTCACTGACACACAGGTCATCAGCAAGTACAACAGCGAATGGTTCATCTCCGACAAGTTCCCGGCCAGTAAGAATGGCATGGCCCAACCCTTTCATTTCACGCTGACGAATATAAGTAAAATTTGTGGTTTCAATAATTTTACGAATATCGACAAGTAACTTTTCTTTGTTGGTTCCTTTGATCTGGTGCTCCAGTTCATAGTTCATATCAAAATGATCCATGATCGAGTGCTTTCCTCGCCCAGTAACAATACACATCCCATTCATGCCTGCCTGAATCGCCTCATCAACACCGTACTCGATCAAAGGTTTGTTCACGACCGGCATCATTTCTTTCGGCATCGATTTAGTTGCGGGCAAAAAACGGGTTCCATAGCCAGCTGCTGGGAAGAGACATTTCTTAATCATATTTCGTTACCTTGTTGTATTCAGGTTTTCCATCAACTTTATTCACTGTATCACGACTTACTCAGCAGGGTGATTTAGGGATTGAAAAGATACGGTCAAATCATACTACTGACTCATTTATGAGACTAGATTTTGTTTTGCCCATGTTGTGGCTTGAGTGCGGTTTTTCACCGAGATTTTTTTAAAGATCTGATACAGATGTGACTTGACCGTGAATTCGCTGATAAACAGATTATCTGCAATTTGTGTATTTGATGCCCCCGTTTTCAGACAGCGCAGGATTTCCAACTCTCTGGAGGTCAGAGATATCGCTGCGCTGACGTTTTTATTATTAAATAGATGTCGATAGTAATGGAGCAGCTGACTACAAATATGTCGCGGTAAATAAATTTGCCCTTCTCTGATTTCGCGCAGCGCAGCGATAATCAGTTCAAGCGGATCACTGCGATAAAACAGCCCTTTCAAATTACCTAGCTGGAGAAGTTCTTCTGTTCTCAGGCGTTTCTCAACATTGACAACCACGGTTTCGAGACATAAATCCAGTGCGTTCTCCATATTCAAACGGGATAGCAATACTTCTTTCTGTTGATAATCAAACAGGAGTATTTTGTGCCGATCTGTCTGATGGGACAGCATGAATTGCCGCGGTTGAATTTTGGGAAGTATCTGTCCTAGTGCGACCTCGATTTCATGATAGAACATTGAAGGTTCTTGATTATCGGGGTAGAGGACATAAAGCACTCTGCTGTAATTTGATCTTTTCATCGGTCTGTCGGTGTGCTGATGGAATTTCACTC
It includes:
- a CDS encoding PglL family O-oligosaccharyltransferase, translating into MAILIVRGTRLEPSPVKLPLNRPFLFVLGMLYLVFLHFPSDLNIGAGLTLLFNITTWFWVSIAISVGVFQVIRAGKVRYSKLTFGLLICCLLLTLPLFYDHASVSLAAYRVMALWGGFLLFVVLQQFRFSNKHKHRLIWLIVLSALVESGLAYYQLFADPAQMPLGVFPSVNTFATYLATGLLASGYLLSRHLKKYQAQFSIASLLYITPLLCMPLLVLLRSVTGWGVTLIGIVMIFPYLYRFASRKRLWGWGISIILGLLSGLILIQALYTTPFNAQSIKRLSPLSDSLAQTVDMFIEKPFTGYGYGHFEEEYVLYSARQHQLNPNYPSPLAGLSHPHNEVLYWGIEGGILPIFAIMLATLFVLGRIYGAKPKTRLATLSLLVPITMASQVDDVFSQSTIHWITFIILLFWIDQRVAKYSSVPLHRLTIRGLNGVGILLPILALLYCGAFLRAQSLLMQYQQGQYISRQAQMYVPLVWHDQLMKAQLIDQLKQKNTKPHRRPLSTYVPWLLELIQRQPRPEYYQLLIALYQHIGDTNRAEQSRIEAEFLFPQYPFTPQDRPPIASSDLK
- the uvrA gene encoding excinuclease ABC subunit UvrA → MDSIDVRGARTHNLKNISLTLPRDKLIVVTGLSGSGKSSLAFDTLYAEGQRRYVESLSAYARQFLSLMEKPDVDHIEGLSPAISIEQKSTSHNPRSTVGTITEIYDYLRLLYARVGEPRCPEHHTPLAAQTISQMVDKVLELPEGARLMLLSPIVKERKGEHVKTLANLAAQGFIRARIDGEISDLSDPPTLELHKKHTIEVIVDRFKVRSDLQQRLAESFETALELSGGIVVVAPMDEAGDEIVFSSNFACSHCGYSMQELEPRLFSFNNPAGACPSCDGLGVQQYFDPSRVVQDKSLSLANGAIRGWDKKNFYYFQMLTSLAEHYDFDLTTPFEKLPKKIQNVILQGSGTQSIEFKYVNDRGDIRIKSHPFEGILSNLERRYRETESNSVREDLIKFISTKPCASCHGARLREEARHVFVNETTLPEVVELSIAEALTFFESLQLTGQKAQIAEKVMKEINDRLQFLVNVGLNYLNLSRSAETLSGGEAQRIRLASQIGAGLVGVMYVLDEPSIGLHQRDNERLLQTLTHLRDLGNTVIVVEHDEDAIRTADYIVDIGPGAGVHGGYIVAQGDVEQVIATPESLTGQYLSGAKSIVIPTQRTPYDAKKVVELSGASGNNLKDVTLTIPMGLFTCVTGVSGSGKSTLINDTFYKIAHIELNGASAEEPAPYKKIKGLDQLDKVIDIDQSPIGRTPRSNPATYTGIFTPIRELFAGTQESRSRGYKPGRFSFNVRGGRCEACQGDGVIKVEMHFLPDVYVPCDICKGKRYNRETLEVKYKGKTIDEVLEMTVEDARSFFEPVPVIARKLQTLIDVGLSYIRLGQAATTLSGGEAQRVKLARELSKRDTGKTLYILDEPTTGLHFDDIQQLLTVLHRLRDHGNTVVVIEHNLDVIKTADWVVDLGPEGGQGGGDIIAQGTPEEVSKVAGSHTARFLKPMLE
- the galU gene encoding UTP--glucose-1-phosphate uridylyltransferase GalU codes for the protein MIKKCLFPAAGYGTRFLPATKSMPKEMMPVVNKPLIEYGVDEAIQAGMNGMCIVTGRGKHSIMDHFDMNYELEHQIKGTNKEKLLVDIRKIIETTNFTYIRQREMKGLGHAILTGRELVGDEPFAVVLADDLCVSDGDGVLAQMVALFKQFRCSIVAVQEVPEDETHKYGVIAGEMIKDDLFRVDDMVEKPEAGSAPSNLAIIGRYILTPDIFDLIEQTEPGKGGEIQITDALLKQAKAGCVLAYKFKGHRFDCGSVEGYIEATNYCFENLYQRNSDQVELNKHSTQKGEQAVSA
- a CDS encoding LuxR C-terminal-related transcriptional regulator: MKRSNYSRVLYVLYPDNQEPSMFYHEIEVALGQILPKIQPRQFMLSHQTDRHKILLFDYQQKEVLLSRLNMENALDLCLETVVVNVEKRLRTEELLQLGNLKGLFYRSDPLELIIAALREIREGQIYLPRHICSQLLHYYRHLFNNKNVSAAISLTSRELEILRCLKTGASNTQIADNLFISEFTVKSHLYQIFKKISVKNRTQATTWAKQNLVS